The sequence tactagaagtcatgcggtgtgataaggtgggctaaaacgcgggatgttatttcggaaaaaatgattattttttttaaaaagaaaaaaagaactaaATGTGGaggctcctgcggtgatataaggaaagattgtgaaaatATTTATGAATTGAAACTACGAGGTGGACCTCGGGAGTGACCCTGTTGATATTTTTCATTTGATGTACTTATCTTTGTTTGTTTTGTGTCCCTTATTATGTAAATTCATCTTCCATTAACTAAAGATTACAGGTCACTCTgcaccaaataaaaataaaataaagtgatTCCTTAAAATATAGTTAACAATATTCAAAGGTGACCACAAGGCCATTACACTATGTTATGTCTGCTTTGCTTTCACAAGCAATTTTAAATTATTGAGCTATGGAGTGATAAAAAGGGGAAAAGACAAGGAATAATGAAAAGAACATACACGTACAACTTATTTTAACATTTCAAGAAAAAATGGTCTACCTAGAGGACATACTTTTAACTAAGCATATAATTATTTTTCCACCACTCCACTAGCATAagacaattaaagaatataataCTCTTTCCTAACAAATACACACAAGCACGTATATAGAACAAACCAGTATGTGATAGTAGCAAAGACTGCAGACTGGACAAAAATAATTCATAGGAAGAGGCGCCAATTTTGGTATGGGCATAAGCACATCGCTACTACCAAAACATCATTagatcttattattattattattcgtcATGTCCCTTATTatttatttccagtagggccctgacctgatctcgtcattactcaaccgaggttaggcttggcatttactgggcaccgctgtggtgtgctcatactacatttctgcacatttatttttgtgcagatccaggtacttcttatcagacCAGGTACCAGTGAGCTAgctgtacgtggagacttcaaggtatatctgccagcgttcgcagacctcagagtccccctctatctttacTATCCTGTTTCTTTATCTGTATTAGACTCCGATGTTTAGAGCTGTGTTAGAACTCTTTCtaagagcttgtgacttatattttacatcgggttttgggaattttattATGTACTGAATGGTGGATATTTTGAGagtcttaattgttattttgattattccatgtgttaataggcttacctagtcatagagactaggtgcagtCACGATACCCTATGGAGGAAaagttggggtcgtgacaccgaTGAAGAACGAACCACTCGAAGGCTGCAAAATACACTGGaatttttgtgaagaagaagaagattatcagaaaatttcgtaaatATTCTAGGATTTGAAGGTATATTTATAGCTAATTTGgtactgtttctgaaaaggtttgcaacctttcagaacagCCATAGCTGTTGGAACAGGTTTGACACTGTTTCAAAACAACCATAGCTGTTGGAAATATTGCGGAAAATGTTAAAcgaatttaaaataatccgggaaagaaaacgggccgaaccggaccgggtcgcgggtcatgggttattccggattgaattttcgtATAACTGTTGGAACAGGTTTGACACTGTTTCAGAACAACCATAGTTGTTGGAAATATTGTGGGAAATGTAGaacggatttaaaataatccgagAAAGAAAATGGACCGAATCGGACCGGGTCGCAGGTCATGGGTTATTCCCGGATtgaattttcgttaattaatttaattaattaactaaatatttgaaaagaattttgtccaaaaagatccAAATCTGAAGCCGAGCGACGACGGTGGCGCGAGGcctgctttcttcttaactctttaaaagctaaaagatgagcttctctatatatacacaaagattttctttccttcagcaatgagggacaaagtgcattagtataatgaactcattcaaaatttcacttcccTCCATTTTTTTTCCCACCATTTTCCCTTCACACctcttttgttattaataaataataacaaaacccAACAAAAGACTGGTTTTGCATGCTGATGAAAATGAAGAAACAAATGGATTATTAGCAAAGAAAGGTGGGTGCAGTTTATTATAAGTCAATAGTTGCAATCTGGTGCACTAAGTTCCTgttatgcgcggggtccggggaagggtcgaatcataagggtctattgtataTAGCTCTACgctgcatttttgcaagaggctgtttccccGACTCGAACTCGTGGCCTCCTGGTCACAtagcagcaactttaccagttacgccaaagcTTCCCTTCGAGAAGCCAATAGCTgcattttgtgtgttttgaggaacATATTTCTCCTCCCATTGAATAGTCCCGTAAACTTGTATGTCAACATCTTGTCTGGTGTAATTTTATATTGCTCGAATACTTTTAAAATGTTGGCCGGTGTATGTCGGATACTCAAATCCTTTGATTTTGGAGGATATAGGTTCGACGGtaatttttggaggatccgaacaattattattataatttattctttttgaaaagAGAGTAAATTTCCTTTTGTGCCATATGCTAACTTAAATTATCTCAAGGGGATAAAAGTCTATTTTCATAGTTTTTACAATGTCATTTTATTTAGGTTCTTGCATCCAAGAGTGTGGTATAGCGATCAATAAAACTGGAGTTGACTATGAGAGATCAGAATTCGAATTTTAGTTAAGGCAAAAGAACGcttatgattttttttagtttgtagTTGAGGTGCGAACAATCTAGCCCTTGTTAAGAGAAAAATGTGCCCCTTTGTTCTTCTGTTTAATTAGCTTTGGCCAAAGTTTAAATGAGTATGAATAAACCAAAATTCTTTGAACTAGAGCTAGTAGGAATTCAATGTATTTCCCTTTTCCAATTTCTGTGTTGTGTTGTTCAAGCAGTTAACAACAATTTTTTCCAACCAGCAACTCAGGTGAGAAGAAAGCTACACCTTAAACTCCAAACTACTGGCGCAACAGTTCTTTTTTGTTGTTCTTGAACCGAGGGTcaatcggaaacaacctctcaaccttcatacggtaggagtaaggtctgcgccCAGATCCCACGTGCACAACAGTGTGAAAGAATTTGCACACCTCCGTTAATATCATCCCATTACAAAGTTTACCAAGAAACTGAAAAAACTCGTCGAATTTGCAAATGATAGAGCCAAAAAATGACAGATGACAACTGAACAACAACCAGAAAATTTGCTGGACACTTTAGTATATAAcgtagaaagaagaaaagaaccccAACAAGAAAATGAACATTTTGCATCAACTCTCATTGTTTCAACCGATATGCAACATACAATTATCGTACGTACATTCCGCTATCAAACTTTACATCTCAATCAAATGCCAACgtagaaaagaagaaagaaaatgaagacCTATAGTAAAAAAACACTATGTTCAAACCTTACAGGAAGTCCCTTCCATTGTAAGCATTCGTTGCGATAAGTTCTATAGTAGGTATTGAATTAGCTCTAAGTGAATGTACCTTTAACCTGAAGTAAGGAATATGAGTAATCCACAATCCATGTCTTTGGTCATGCTGTACTTTTCCACCTACATAATATATTTGATACCCAAACTACCATACATTAATCTTCTTAGGCGGCAATACCTGATGAAAAAACAAGAGTATGTAAGTAACATAAGAAGAACGCAAACGAAGCAAATTTATAATAAGTGTAGGACATGGAATATCATGGTCTGCGCTCTTGGCTCAAGTTTAGTTTCCAGTATCTTGTacaacaagccgaatatgataggGTTATGAAAGCCAAGTCAAGGCAAGGAATGCTAACACTATTTTATGCATGATGCAACAATGACATttaaacagcctctctactccctcgggataggggtaaggtctgcgtacacactaccctccctagaccccacttgtgagattttactggattgttgttgatGCAACAATGACATTTGGTTTCTAGCTAATGCTTACATTCTCTTCcaacaccctccccccccccccccttctttgtttcttttttttcctttcatattGTAGAACgctcctggaaacaacctctctaccttcactaggtagaggtaagatctgcgtacacactatcctccctagAGCCCGCCCATGGGAATAaactggatttgttgttgttgttgttgttattgttaaacAATCCTGGCTACCGGTTCAATATGTTCTTGtgcattaaaaatataaaaaactatTTAATAGAAAGACCcccaaaaaaaggaaaattacTTTTACCTCTAGTTGATCTATTTGCAACATTATAACCACCAACATAGTCGAGGGAGTCTGCACTCCTGAGTCCATAACTAAGAGCTTCAGAGCTGTCTAGTTCTGGAGATGATGTGCGCCAAGTAGAGTCCTCATAAATCGAACCACTGACTATTCCATACAAATTCCCAGAAGCCTTGGGATGAACACCTATTGGAGCATATGATGATTTAGTATCAGCATTGCTTCCTGCATTTTGTCTATACACTGCCCCACCGGCAAATCTGTTTTCTCCACCGCTCAAAGTGATGTTGTCATCGCCAAAAGAACCATTACGTCCACCTGAGCCAAAAATTGGAGAGGGATCCCATATTGTACCACGATCTCCAAAAGCACCAGATAATCCTGTATTTCCGCTTCCAGAACCAACAAACGCACTAGTATTTTCATAGTCCGCACCATAATAAAGACTCTCATTCTCCCACATGTTCTGACCTGTTGAATTCAATGTAGAACCATTTCCAGCTCTTCCAGGGTCATACCCCGCAGGAACATTGTATCTGTTTGAATTCTCGTCATGAAAGGAATTTAAGTTACGTCCATAACCAAGAATAGAATTGAAATTTCCACTTCCTCCAAAGCTTGAACTCAATCTGGAGTGATCTATTCTTGCTCCCATATTATAGTCAGCTGGAGTCAACGAAGAGTATCCATTGCGACCAACAGGAGTTGGACTATATCGACCTTCCATTCCGACTCCATAGCTTCCCATCGAGCTCGGACTGTAACCTTGAGGATATGCATTTAGGAAATTGTTTACCCTGTTCACACCATTGTTATATCTACCTAATTGGCTTTGGATTGGCCCAGGCGATAACTCTTTTGGAACAGCACGCTTGACCTCAACCATTTTACCATTAAGTTCATGAAATGTTTTGTATAGTACTTTATTAACTTCCTCCTCTAATTCATAGGTGATGAATCCAAAACCTCTAGGCCTTTGTGTGTTCTGGTCATACATCACCACAACATCTGTGATCGTCCCGAATTGGTCAAAGTACTTCTTGAAATCAATCTCGGTGACTGAGGATGCCAAACCTCCgacaaaaatctttttggtgcGAACAGGACCAGGAGAACCCTGAATACTTACATTGGTTTTAGTAACAAGTTGATCATCCCTAGGAACAGCTTTTTTCGCCTCTACCTGTTTATAAAAGGAAATAATCAACAAAGTATACCTTCTTTTCTGCTAAGACTTCATGAAATATCTGACTTCACTTAAAAGAACACACATTGTTTTGCTGGGCATACAATTACTATGTTATTTGGCTTTCCTTACCTTGCTACAGACATATAGTTTTCTCGTTATGGAGTTAGAAAGTCTTGACTGTTCAAAGAGAATAAGATGATAAATAACCTAAATCCTCAGAGATACATCTACCTAATTAACGCATGGTTTTAATCCATATTTCCACGTAATAACTACTACACCCTTTCATTTCACGCAACATATTAGCGATATACCCCATCCCCCAATATTTTATAGATCATTTCAAATTAGTTGACCAATGGTGCTATTACTCGGCACTTGCATTACATCCGTATTATGCAGCCCCTAACAGATTCACTTATGTAACACTAACACTCATCAGGCTGAATCAATTTCTTCGTTGAAATGATGCAATGCCAATATTTTACATATGTCCAACACATGAAAACTGTATAAATGTCATGAATGTGCATTCCAAATGTATATTATTGTAATCTTAAGCAATTACAGCTCttctgaaaatcataaattcacACTCTCACTGATAAGTATCTCACAGTCAGAATTTGATATACTTCATAAGCACAAAATTTCACCAAATATTTCTAAGATTACTTACAGTTCTTCCATCAATCATGTGTTTTTCTttaacaactttttcagcaatCGAAGGGTCTGCAAAGACAACAAAGCCAAAACCACGAGCACGGCCAGTGGTCCGATCTTTCATGATCACAGCTTCAACTACATCACCAAAAGCTTGAAAATATTCTCTGAGCCTATCATCATTGGTGTCCCAAGAAACCCCTCCAACAAATAATTTGCCACTCTCCATTTTTTCTCTGCAGATAACAATAACATTTTCAATCATCCATCCGAAAACGAAACCAAGCATAATTGTGAATTGATTGAGTTAGCAAAAGACTCTCCTCCAACTATACTTCAAAGGATTTAAGTCATATGCATTGACAGTGTAAAGATTTTTTAATATTGTCAGTAAGTTTTACCCCGTAATAGCAGATTAGTTACCATTTTCACCAGATTaccaattaatatttattttttcttgagccgagggtctatcggaaacagcttctctactttctaggtaggggtaaggtatgcatacacactaccctccccagaccccacttgtgagattatattgAGTTTGTTGTCGTTGTTGTAAGGATTTACCCGTAATTACTAACCAGTGACCTAATTGTGTAAATATTCGATATCTAAAATTAAGTTCTTCAAATCATTCACTTGGCCAAGTAAAAGGCTTAACAAAGgatttaaaatcagaaagttgGATTCTTGAAACAGCTTGCATAAACTTCAACTTGAGCTTTTCTTATGAACTTCTCAACCAAGAATTCATTGCATCATCAATGAAACTATTCCATATGAAATATCAAAATGCAGATCAAGTAAAAAGAATAGCATCTCAAACAAAAGAAACTACCAAAAAAATTGGAGATTCCAATAAACATTCAAGGAATGTATAATCTGCAGTTCAAGTGTTCAACTAGAGATCATCTAATTTTCAACAGATCAAAATTCAACAAACCCACAAACCATATTTCTTGAAAAAGtcataaagattgaaactttgaCTTGAAACATCCAAAAAATATATACCCACAAACCAGAATTCTTGAACAACTCATAAATATTGACACTTTAacttaaaacatccaaaaaaACATACCCACAAACCAGATTCTTGAAAAAGTCATAAATATTGAAACTTTGAGTTAAAACATCCAAAAACAACATACCCACAAACCTGAATTCTTGAAAAACTCATAAGTACTGAAACTTTGACATGAAACATTCAAAAAGAATATAACCCCACAAACTAAAAAAGCCACAAAGATTGAAACTTTGACATGAAACatacaaaaatatttgaatatgTAAAATTTAAGAGGTTGAATACTTGAATTTACCAAAATTTCAAGGCCAAATTGTTAGAGTTCCTGTGAATGGAGAGAGATGAAGGTAAGAGAAAAAGGAGAGTGGTTATGAAGAAAACTGATTCAAATCTCAAAAAggctaaaatttatatatatgtacAATTTGTATATAACTAATTAACTACATTACATATTTGTATAGGAGTATTATATTGTGAATGACAGAGCTTCTTTAGCTATCCTCTTGTGTGAGAAATGTAGAAGCTGGTAAGAGGGTGGAAGATGGTGAGTTCTTATTTATTTATAGTTTTTACAAACAAATACTAGTATAGTTTTGGAGGAAATGATTTCCTAAGTGCATGTGCATTATaatttaaatgaaagaaaataacttttacaaagaatttttgtgtattttataatatattccaactcaataaatatttgaaacattTCTTCCAACACATTTTTATCATTAAAGTACTGTTAGCTAATAAGTATATATTTTCACCTTAATTTATCACCTAATAATAGTAAATTAGTATGGTTTTATGTAAACATGGATATAAAAAAGTTTTTACCATTatcttatattattattttctacaaATCTTCCGTGTAAGAGAtcatataattaaaataatatttatctaAATTATAAAATCAAATCACCCATAGCTTTATGTGAACTTCCATTTGCTATAATTTACCACGTGGAAGTATTGCCttcactttttctttttccttttttagccACTGATTCTCAATTTATTCGAAACACATTCTCAAATTCATTTCTTCTCCTTCTATATATACCCGAATGGACTATATAATAATTAGTTTCAACTGAAtccaatattttttttatatgaaatACGTGTATATGTGTTTGTAAAAGCTACTAAATATTCAAAAACTACTAAATTCTGAACGTATATGtttgacaagaggggttgctctgatggtaaacAACCTCCACTTCTTatcgagaggttgtgagttcgagtctccccaagagcaaggtgggaagttcttagAGGGAAAGATGCCGGGTTTCTATTTGAAagcagtctctctaccctagggtaggggtaaggtctgcgtacacactaccctccaaggtaaaaacacaaaaattgaaGCCATCAAATTAAATTCTAGATGGGGCTCTGTTTTTTCACCCCACTATCTCACATGTATGTGAAAAATGTTCATTGGTTttagaagaattttttgaaaaaaaaaaattaaagtaattaCAATAGTTAAAATAAATGAGAATAAACATTAGTCAATGATTAATCATTCAAAAAATATTTG is a genomic window of Nicotiana tabacum cultivar K326 chromosome 16, ASM71507v2, whole genome shotgun sequence containing:
- the LOC107773440 gene encoding uncharacterized protein LOC107773440; translation: MESGKLFVGGVSWDTNDDRLREYFQAFGDVVEAVIMKDRTTGRARGFGFVVFADPSIAEKVVKEKHMIDGRTVEAKKAVPRDDQLVTKTNVSIQGSPGPVRTKKIFVGGLASSVTEIDFKKYFDQFGTITDVVVMYDQNTQRPRGFGFITYELEEEVNKVLYKTFHELNGKMVEVKRAVPKELSPGPIQSQLGRYNNGVNRVNNFLNAYPQGYSPSSMGSYGVGMEGRYSPTPVGRNGYSSLTPADYNMGARIDHSRLSSSFGGSGNFNSILGYGRNLNSFHDENSNRYNVPAGYDPGRAGNGSTLNSTGQNMWENESLYYGADYENTSAFVGSGSGNTGLSGAFGDRGTIWDPSPIFGSGGRNGSFGDDNITLSGGENRFAGGAVYRQNAGSNADTKSSYAPIGVHPKASGNLYGIVSGSIYEDSTWRTSSPELDSSEALSYGLRSADSLDYVGGYNVANRSTRGIAA